In Lutra lutra chromosome 6, mLutLut1.2, whole genome shotgun sequence, the following are encoded in one genomic region:
- the RNF182 gene encoding E3 ubiquitin-protein ligase RNF182 — protein MASQLPDEAAEAQVSDELECKICYNRYNLKQRKPKVLECCHRVCAKCLYKIIDFGDSPQGVIVCPFCRFETCLPDDEVSSLPDDNNILVNLTCGGKGKKCLPENPTELLLTPKRLASLVSPSHTASNCLVITIMEVQRESSPSLSSTPVVEFYRPASFDSVTTVSHNWTVWNCTSLLFQTSIRVLVWLLGLLYFSSLPLGIYLLVSKKVTLGVIFVSLVPSSLVILMVYGFCQCVCHEFLDCMAPSS, from the coding sequence TTATAATCGGTACAATCTGAAGCAGAGGAAACCCAAAGTGCTGGAGTGTTGTCACAGGGTTTGTGCCAAATGCCTCTACAAGATCATCGACTTTGGGGACTCGCCGCAAGGTGTCATCGTCTGTCCTTTCTGCAGGTTTGAGACCTGCCTGCCAGATGATGAAGTCAGTAGCCTGCCCGATGACAACAACATCCTGGTAAACTTGACTTGTGGAGGCAAAGGCAAGAAGTGCCTGCCAGAAAACCCCACCGAGCTGCTGCTGACCCCCAAGAGGCTGGCGTCCCTGGTCAGTCCCTCTCACACTGCCTCCAACTGCCTGGTCATAACCATCatggaggtgcagagagagagctcCCCGTCTCTGAGCTCCACTCCCGTGGTAGAATTTTATAGGCCTGCGAGTTTCGACTCTGTTACCACTGTGTCGCACAACTGGACGGTGTGGAACTGTACGTCCCTGCTCTTTCAGACGTCTATCCGGGTGTTGGTTTGGCTGCTGGGCTTGCTCTACTTCAGCTCCTTGCCCTTAGGGATCTACTTACTGGTGTCTAAGAAAGTCACTCTTGGGGTCATCTTTGTCAGCCTCGTCCCTTCAAGCCTTGTCATTCTCATGGTGTATGGTTTTTGCCAGTGCGTTTGTCACGAATTTCTAGACTGTATGGCACCTTCTTCTTAA